In Halobacterium sp. R2-5, the following are encoded in one genomic region:
- a CDS encoding alanine--glyoxylate aminotransferase family protein, with product MTQKREYTGDYPDKTLYIPGPTEVREDVLDAMSQPMFGHRMDRMTDLYTTIVEDTKTFLGTDNDVIVLTASGTEFMESALLNLVDEDVLVTTCGSFSERQANVAERLGKNVDTLEYDWGQAVKPGDVRDALEADDADYDVVTCVMNESSTGVRNPIEEIGDVVADYPETLFVVDAVSALGGDYVDIDEHDIDVIFTSVQKAFAMPPGLAVCVVSDDAYEREVESESASWYGGFQRSLDYYDRKGQTHSTPAIPVMLAYRKQMKHMLEEGHDARDQRHREMAEYTREWAREHFDVFPEEGYESQTVSCIENTRGIDVAATIEAVSEEYDMVFSNGYGSTLGERTFRIGHMGEHTVDSIETLTDAIEDEAGL from the coding sequence ATGACCCAGAAACGAGAGTACACCGGGGACTACCCGGACAAGACGCTGTACATTCCCGGGCCGACCGAAGTCCGCGAGGACGTCCTCGACGCGATGAGCCAGCCGATGTTCGGCCACCGCATGGACCGGATGACGGACCTCTACACGACCATCGTGGAGGACACGAAGACGTTCCTCGGCACCGACAACGACGTCATCGTGCTGACGGCGTCCGGGACGGAGTTCATGGAGAGCGCGCTCCTGAACCTCGTCGACGAGGACGTGCTCGTGACGACCTGCGGGAGCTTCAGCGAGCGGCAGGCGAACGTCGCCGAACGGCTCGGGAAGAACGTCGACACGCTCGAATACGACTGGGGGCAGGCGGTCAAGCCCGGCGACGTCCGGGACGCTCTGGAAGCCGACGACGCCGACTACGACGTCGTGACGTGCGTGATGAACGAGAGCTCGACCGGCGTCCGCAACCCCATCGAGGAGATCGGTGACGTGGTCGCGGACTACCCGGAGACGCTGTTCGTCGTGGACGCCGTCTCCGCGCTCGGCGGCGACTACGTCGACATCGACGAACACGACATCGACGTCATCTTCACGTCCGTCCAGAAGGCGTTCGCGATGCCGCCGGGGCTCGCGGTCTGCGTCGTCAGCGACGACGCCTACGAGCGCGAAGTCGAGTCCGAGTCGGCGTCCTGGTACGGCGGCTTCCAGCGCTCGCTCGACTACTACGACCGCAAGGGCCAGACGCACTCGACGCCCGCGATCCCCGTGATGCTGGCGTACCGCAAGCAGATGAAGCACATGCTCGAGGAGGGCCACGACGCCCGCGACCAGCGCCACCGCGAGATGGCCGAGTACACCCGCGAGTGGGCGCGCGAGCACTTCGACGTCTTCCCGGAGGAGGGCTACGAGTCCCAGACCGTGAGCTGCATCGAGAACACGCGGGGCATCGACGTCGCGGCGACCATCGAGGCGGTCTCCGAGGAGTACGACATGGTGTTCTCGAACGGCTACGGCTCCACGCTCGGCGAGCGCACGTTCCGCATCGGGCACATGGGCGAGCACACCGTCGACAGCATCGAGACGCTCACCGACGCCATCGAGGACGAAGCCGGCCTCTGA
- a CDS encoding sulfatase, which translates to MAPPPNVVVVHCHDLGQHLGCYGADVETPNVDRLAEEGARFENHYTTAPQCSPSRGSLFTGLYPHNHGLLGLAHTDWELTTRQILPYRLSEYGYETHLFGLQHITETPDELGYDEVHTAGSLSADVSPAIHSINRARDVADIVTSYLDTGIESPFFASIGFFEAHRIETGEDDEEGDVLYGFGDGYDGDDPDSVDVPSYLPDEPGVREDLAAMHGMVSAVDDAVGTILDALETTGFADDTVVVFTTEHGIAFPRAKGTCYDPGIEGCLILRYPPEIDAGAAPEQLVSNVDVLPTLLDLVAGDVPANLDGHSLLPIFDDRVYYPREELFAEMTWHDSYNPVRAVRTERYKYIRKFWHVPRVFLPNDVYASRAGREVRGRYGRPSRVYEELYDLEADPDEQENVARDVAYAQVRERLRSKLGRWMHETDDPLLDGPVKPKDYHRMFDGLA; encoded by the coding sequence ATGGCTCCGCCTCCGAACGTCGTCGTCGTACACTGCCACGACCTCGGCCAGCACCTGGGCTGTTACGGCGCCGACGTCGAGACGCCGAACGTCGACCGGCTGGCCGAAGAGGGCGCGCGGTTCGAGAACCACTACACGACCGCGCCGCAGTGCTCGCCGAGCCGCGGCAGCCTCTTCACCGGGCTCTACCCGCACAACCACGGGCTGCTCGGGCTCGCGCACACCGACTGGGAGCTCACCACCAGGCAGATACTCCCGTACCGGCTCTCCGAGTACGGCTACGAGACCCACCTGTTCGGCCTCCAGCACATCACGGAGACGCCGGACGAACTCGGCTACGACGAAGTACACACGGCGGGGTCGCTGTCGGCGGACGTCTCACCCGCGATCCACTCCATCAACCGCGCGCGGGACGTCGCGGACATCGTCACGTCGTACCTCGATACCGGCATCGAGTCGCCGTTCTTCGCGTCAATCGGCTTCTTCGAAGCTCACCGCATCGAGACCGGCGAAGACGACGAGGAGGGCGACGTCCTCTACGGGTTCGGCGACGGCTACGACGGCGACGACCCGGACAGCGTCGACGTCCCCAGCTACCTGCCCGACGAGCCGGGCGTCCGCGAGGACCTGGCGGCGATGCACGGGATGGTGTCCGCCGTCGACGACGCCGTCGGGACGATTCTCGACGCGCTCGAAACCACCGGCTTCGCCGACGACACGGTGGTCGTGTTCACGACCGAGCACGGCATCGCGTTCCCGCGAGCGAAAGGCACCTGCTACGACCCCGGCATCGAGGGCTGCCTGATACTGCGGTACCCGCCGGAGATCGACGCCGGAGCCGCCCCCGAGCAGCTCGTGAGCAACGTCGACGTCCTGCCGACGCTGCTCGACCTCGTCGCTGGCGACGTGCCGGCGAATCTCGACGGACACAGCCTCCTCCCCATCTTCGACGACCGCGTCTACTACCCCCGCGAGGAGCTGTTCGCGGAGATGACGTGGCACGACTCCTACAACCCGGTGCGTGCGGTCCGCACGGAACGGTACAAGTACATCCGGAAGTTCTGGCACGTCCCTCGGGTGTTCCTCCCGAACGACGTCTACGCGAGCCGCGCCGGCCGTGAGGTCCGCGGACGGTACGGACGCCCGTCACGCGTCTACGAGGAGCTCTACGACCTCGAAGCCGACCCGGACGAACAGGAGAACGTCGCCCGCGACGTGGCGTACGCGCAGGTCCGCGAGCGGCTCCGCTCGAAGCTCGGCCGGTGGATGCACGAGACCGACGACCCGCTGCTCGACGGCCCGGTGAAACCGAAGGACTACCACCGGATGTTCGACGGGCTCGCGTAG
- a CDS encoding TRAM domain-containing protein: protein MPVIPDSLRLLYEAELEDRGDEYVVSIPKGAVANSVDAGDVFRVALLDAPTDAAESATEAETDEEPTARSADARSSSVRQSRDPPVEEGSVRSVTIDTLGDQGDGIAKVERGFIVIVPGTQPGDRVDVEITDVKDSVAFAEPVSEPEVI from the coding sequence ATGCCTGTTATTCCTGACTCGCTCCGACTGCTCTACGAAGCCGAGCTCGAAGACCGCGGCGACGAGTACGTCGTCTCGATTCCGAAGGGCGCCGTCGCGAACTCGGTCGACGCGGGCGACGTGTTCCGCGTGGCGCTGCTGGACGCGCCGACAGACGCGGCCGAATCTGCCACCGAGGCGGAGACGGACGAGGAGCCGACCGCGCGGTCGGCAGACGCGCGCTCGTCGAGCGTCAGGCAGAGCCGCGACCCGCCCGTGGAGGAGGGGTCAGTCCGGTCGGTGACCATCGACACGCTCGGCGACCAGGGCGACGGCATCGCGAAGGTCGAGCGCGGGTTCATCGTCATCGTGCCGGGCACCCAGCCGGGCGACCGCGTCGACGTCGAGATCACGGACGTGAAAGACTCCGTGGCGTTCGCCGAACCCGTCAGCGAGCCCGAAGTCATCTGA
- a CDS encoding fumarylacetoacetate hydrolase family protein, translated as MQFVRYTTGGTPGWGVLDDDQIHALDARPGGAPSLSELGDGAVRSAIRRDVDNGVLPAEDASAVSLLAPVPTPGKIVCAGLNYHDHAEEQNEEPPEKPMLFTKSPSAVANPGDAIVHPEGVEQVDYEVELAAVIGRAGADIPKADAEEYVAGYTVLNDVSARDAQFDDGQFFRGKSYDTFAPMGPTLVAGDGFDANAADVELRVNGTVKQSSNTEEFIFDVADLVSYISGFTTLRPGDVVSTGTPGGVGIFRDPPELLEPGDEVEAEIEGVGVLENDVVAE; from the coding sequence ATGCAGTTCGTTCGCTACACGACCGGCGGAACGCCGGGATGGGGCGTGCTCGACGACGACCAGATTCACGCGCTCGACGCACGGCCCGGCGGCGCGCCGTCTCTGTCAGAACTCGGCGACGGAGCCGTCAGGAGCGCGATTCGGCGCGACGTGGACAACGGCGTACTGCCGGCCGAAGACGCGTCGGCGGTCTCGCTGCTCGCGCCCGTTCCCACGCCCGGGAAGATCGTCTGCGCCGGCCTGAACTACCACGACCACGCCGAAGAGCAGAACGAGGAGCCCCCCGAGAAGCCGATGCTGTTCACGAAGTCCCCGAGCGCGGTCGCGAACCCCGGGGACGCCATCGTCCACCCCGAGGGCGTCGAGCAGGTGGACTACGAGGTGGAGCTCGCCGCCGTAATCGGCCGGGCCGGCGCCGACATCCCGAAAGCGGACGCCGAGGAGTACGTCGCCGGCTACACCGTCTTGAACGACGTGAGCGCGCGGGACGCGCAGTTCGACGACGGCCAGTTCTTCCGCGGGAAGAGCTACGACACGTTCGCGCCGATGGGCCCGACGCTCGTCGCCGGCGACGGCTTCGACGCGAACGCCGCCGACGTCGAACTGCGCGTGAACGGCACCGTCAAGCAGTCCTCGAACACCGAGGAGTTCATCTTCGACGTCGCCGACCTCGTCTCGTACATCAGCGGGTTCACGACGCTGCGCCCCGGCGACGTCGTCTCCACGGGGACGCCCGGCGGCGTCGGCATCTTCCGCGACCCGCCCGAGCTACTCGAACCCGGCGACGAGGTCGAGGCCGAAATCGAGGGGGTCGGCGTCCTCGAGAACGACGTCGTCGCGGAGTAG
- a CDS encoding enolase C-terminal domain-like protein: MGPRITRIESVEFTYPLEDVGTDEAGFNLVYEPGATTERALYGLKVHTDTGITGEYVGGNSPGAAQINMFADYLVGQNPLEREKHWSEIKRALRKYDRMGIGPVDIALWDFAGKYYDAPIHELLGTYRTELDAYASTYHGDERGGLDSPEAFADFAEECRDRGFDGYKIHGWGGSDASRKLDREIETVRAVGERVGDEMDLMLDPACEYETFADALQVGRACDEQGYYWYEDPFRDAGISQHAHRQLREKLDTPILQSEHIRGLESHSDFVESGATDFLRADPEYDAGITGAMKVARTAEAFGIDVEFHAPGPAQRHCIASCRNSNYYELALVHPECENTQPPVYQGGYSDLLDDVEDGRVPVPDGPGLGVDYDWGYIEDNQTGSVHVYE, encoded by the coding sequence ATGGGGCCACGAATCACCCGTATCGAGAGCGTCGAGTTCACCTACCCCCTGGAGGACGTGGGCACCGACGAGGCGGGGTTCAACCTCGTCTACGAGCCCGGAGCGACGACCGAGCGCGCCCTCTACGGCCTGAAGGTCCACACGGACACCGGCATCACGGGCGAGTACGTCGGCGGGAACTCCCCGGGCGCCGCCCAGATCAACATGTTCGCGGACTACCTCGTCGGGCAGAACCCCCTGGAGCGCGAGAAGCACTGGAGCGAAATCAAGCGCGCGCTCCGGAAGTACGACCGCATGGGCATCGGTCCGGTGGACATCGCGCTGTGGGACTTCGCGGGGAAGTACTACGACGCGCCGATCCACGAACTCCTCGGCACGTACCGCACCGAACTGGACGCGTACGCGTCGACGTACCACGGCGACGAGCGCGGCGGTCTCGACTCCCCGGAGGCGTTCGCGGACTTCGCCGAGGAGTGCCGGGACCGGGGCTTCGACGGCTACAAGATTCACGGCTGGGGCGGCAGCGACGCCTCCCGGAAGCTCGACCGGGAGATCGAGACGGTGCGCGCGGTCGGCGAGCGCGTCGGCGACGAGATGGACCTGATGCTCGACCCGGCCTGCGAGTACGAGACGTTCGCGGACGCCCTGCAGGTCGGCCGCGCGTGCGACGAGCAGGGCTACTACTGGTACGAGGACCCGTTCCGGGACGCCGGCATCTCCCAGCACGCCCACCGGCAGCTCCGCGAGAAGCTCGACACGCCGATTCTCCAGTCCGAGCACATCCGGGGGCTGGAGTCGCACTCTGACTTCGTCGAATCGGGCGCGACGGACTTCCTGCGCGCGGACCCCGAGTACGACGCGGGCATCACGGGCGCGATGAAGGTTGCCCGGACGGCCGAGGCGTTCGGCATCGACGTGGAGTTCCACGCGCCCGGCCCCGCACAGCGCCACTGCATCGCGTCGTGCCGGAACTCGAACTACTACGAGCTCGCGCTCGTCCACCCCGAATGCGAGAACACCCAGCCCCCGGTCTATCAGGGGGGCTACTCGGACCTCCTCGACGACGTCGAGGACGGACGCGTCCCCGTGCCGGACGGCCCGGGGCTGGGCGTCGACTACGACTGGGGGTACATCGAAGACAACCAGACCGGCAGCGTCCACGTCTACGAATGA
- a CDS encoding halocyanin domain-containing protein, with the protein MQATTALAVGGAALTTARPARAQSETDLEAWFENVSNYDGVVDERGASTVPVAVGASGNGGGFAFGPAAVRVDPGTTVRWEWTGDGGMHNVAATDDAYESDLVDAEGETFEWTFEAEGVSRYVCVPHEAMGMKGAIVVGDVDVGVETADPEYVAREPDYGDWFDGVEGFDGTVDVRGREEVRVTVAGGGSGAFSPPAVHVDPGTRVVWEWDGDTDHAVAAADGSYESPEQASGTWGLVFDGTGVSRYASSADADAMRGAVVVGDVFGSVHEVSTTQLGVLGAVGAALLSPLAFAAFLWSRGPDLDRPKPRQPRPRP; encoded by the coding sequence GTGCAGGCCACGACGGCGCTCGCCGTCGGCGGCGCGGCACTGACGACCGCACGCCCCGCGCGAGCGCAGTCCGAGACCGACCTCGAAGCGTGGTTCGAGAACGTCTCGAACTACGACGGCGTCGTCGACGAGCGCGGCGCGAGCACGGTCCCCGTCGCGGTCGGCGCGTCCGGAAACGGCGGCGGGTTCGCGTTCGGTCCGGCCGCCGTCCGCGTCGACCCCGGGACGACGGTCCGCTGGGAGTGGACCGGCGACGGCGGCATGCACAACGTCGCGGCGACCGACGACGCCTACGAGAGCGACCTCGTCGACGCCGAAGGTGAGACCTTCGAGTGGACGTTCGAGGCGGAGGGCGTGTCTCGGTACGTCTGCGTCCCCCACGAGGCGATGGGGATGAAGGGCGCGATTGTCGTCGGCGACGTGGACGTCGGCGTGGAGACGGCCGACCCCGAGTACGTCGCCCGAGAGCCCGACTACGGCGACTGGTTCGACGGCGTCGAGGGCTTCGACGGGACGGTCGACGTGCGCGGCCGCGAGGAGGTCCGCGTTACCGTCGCCGGCGGCGGCTCCGGCGCGTTTTCGCCGCCGGCGGTCCACGTCGACCCCGGCACCCGCGTCGTCTGGGAGTGGGACGGCGACACCGACCACGCCGTCGCAGCGGCCGACGGCAGTTACGAGAGCCCGGAGCAGGCGAGCGGCACGTGGGGGCTCGTCTTCGACGGCACGGGCGTCAGCAGGTACGCGAGCTCCGCGGACGCCGACGCGATGCGCGGGGCCGTCGTCGTCGGCGACGTCTTCGGGAGCGTCCACGAGGTGTCGACGACGCAGCTCGGCGTGCTGGGCGCGGTCGGTGCGGCGCTGCTGTCGCCGCTGGCGTTCGCGGCCTTCCTCTGGTCGCGCGGCCCCGACCTGGACCGCCCGAAGCCGAGGCAGCCGCGACCCCGGCCCTGA
- a CDS encoding aldo/keto reductase gives MDYRQLGDTGTRVSELCFGTWRFGRETNGVTETDRERAHELLDTAHEEGINFIDTANVYGTPNGRSERFVGEWLEDHDREEFVLASKVYFPFDEDDPNGRGLSRKHILDQVEGTLDRLGTDYLDVYYLHRWDEHTPIEETLRALNYLVEAGKVHYLGASTMAAWQLTKAQLTAEKEGLATFDVTQPLHHAGYYEDVSDYLDVCADQDLAVCNYSPLAGGFLTGKYERADPDDPEAVVAPDDSRGSFDDLFGDYYASERGWEVLDEVRSVADEVDATPAQVALAWLMDWDEFACVPIVGARTPDQLRENAAATEVSLTGDQWDRIMDARYRDDGTLWGH, from the coding sequence ATGGATTACCGACAACTCGGCGACACCGGCACGCGCGTCTCCGAACTCTGCTTCGGCACGTGGCGCTTCGGCCGCGAGACCAACGGCGTCACGGAGACGGACCGCGAGCGCGCCCACGAACTCCTGGACACCGCACACGAGGAAGGCATCAACTTCATCGACACCGCGAACGTCTACGGCACGCCGAACGGCCGCAGCGAGCGGTTCGTCGGCGAGTGGCTGGAGGACCACGACCGCGAGGAGTTCGTGCTCGCGTCGAAGGTGTACTTCCCGTTCGACGAGGACGACCCGAACGGCCGGGGGCTCTCCCGCAAGCACATCCTCGACCAAGTGGAGGGGACGCTGGACCGCCTCGGCACGGACTACCTCGACGTCTACTACCTCCACCGGTGGGACGAGCACACGCCGATCGAGGAGACGCTTCGCGCCCTGAACTACCTCGTCGAGGCGGGGAAAGTCCACTACCTCGGCGCGTCCACGATGGCCGCGTGGCAGCTCACGAAAGCCCAGCTGACCGCCGAGAAGGAGGGGCTAGCGACGTTCGACGTGACCCAGCCGCTCCACCACGCGGGCTACTACGAGGACGTCAGCGACTACCTCGACGTCTGCGCGGACCAGGACCTCGCCGTCTGCAACTACTCGCCGCTCGCCGGCGGCTTCCTCACCGGGAAGTACGAGCGCGCCGACCCCGACGACCCGGAGGCGGTGGTCGCGCCCGACGACTCCCGGGGGAGCTTCGACGACCTGTTCGGCGACTACTACGCCTCCGAGCGCGGCTGGGAGGTCCTCGACGAGGTGCGGTCTGTCGCCGACGAGGTGGACGCGACGCCCGCGCAGGTCGCGCTCGCGTGGCTGATGGACTGGGACGAGTTCGCCTGCGTCCCCATCGTCGGCGCGCGGACGCCCGACCAGCTCCGCGAGAACGCCGCCGCCACGGAGGTCTCGCTGACCGGCGACCAGTGGGACCGCATCATGGACGCCCGCTACCGCGACGACGGCACGCTCTGGGGGCACTGA
- a CDS encoding phosphoenolpyruvate carboxykinase (ATP), with amino-acid sequence MERLSSAPKPADYPDPETAEHVTYNPPLEALREFSAHVETTTEYGSPSYVSDYRSRSADRTENAVDADFGDDDLAVFEDGLDWVTDPDNDVVCVDRVVGRHPDASYVCRLFLPEEYGRIALSWAKLLEPAAGADPDFVTVQVPDATDEPCIRVDPETGVTTVLGSDYTGEAKKSFLRLFMLRAKERGGLGLHAGSKRVTLDDEDGRRDVGQLFLGLSGTGKSTLTSHGLWLDDPEGVEMIQDDVCGLLPSGTVAGSEGGGLYIKTLGLDADEQPELHGAATDESAVLENVAVDDDGAVHFDEPRYGRNARAVVRRDHLESSADDIDLDRVDQVFFITRNPLMPPIAKLSDEQAAVAFMLGESIETSAGDPSRVGESIRVVGTNPFIVGSEGEEGNRFRALIDDLDVQCYVINTGAVGTDDPVDVGVEETVAILEGVARGTVEWERDDAVDLTVPSDVPGIDVEQFSVPDRVEDFEAAQSELREERLAYLAQFDDLDDDIVDATY; translated from the coding sequence ATGGAACGGCTCAGCAGCGCCCCGAAGCCGGCGGACTACCCGGACCCGGAGACAGCCGAACACGTCACCTACAATCCCCCGCTGGAGGCACTCCGCGAGTTCTCCGCGCACGTCGAGACGACGACGGAGTACGGCTCGCCGTCGTACGTCAGCGACTACCGCTCGCGCAGCGCCGACCGGACCGAGAACGCCGTCGACGCCGACTTCGGCGACGACGACCTCGCCGTCTTCGAGGACGGCCTCGACTGGGTGACCGACCCCGACAACGACGTCGTCTGCGTCGACCGCGTGGTCGGCCGCCATCCCGACGCCTCCTACGTCTGCCGGCTGTTCCTCCCCGAGGAGTACGGGCGCATCGCGCTCTCGTGGGCGAAGCTGCTGGAGCCCGCAGCGGGCGCCGACCCCGACTTCGTCACCGTCCAGGTCCCGGACGCCACCGACGAGCCGTGCATCCGCGTCGACCCCGAGACCGGCGTCACGACCGTGCTCGGCAGCGACTACACGGGCGAGGCGAAGAAGTCCTTTCTGCGGCTGTTCATGCTGCGCGCGAAAGAACGGGGCGGGCTCGGCCTCCACGCCGGCAGCAAGCGCGTCACCCTCGACGACGAGGACGGCCGCCGCGACGTCGGCCAGCTCTTCCTCGGACTCTCCGGGACGGGGAAGTCCACGCTGACGAGCCACGGCCTCTGGCTGGACGACCCGGAGGGCGTGGAGATGATTCAGGACGACGTCTGCGGCCTGCTTCCTTCTGGGACGGTCGCGGGCAGCGAGGGCGGCGGCCTCTACATCAAGACCCTCGGACTCGACGCCGACGAACAGCCCGAACTCCACGGCGCCGCCACCGACGAGAGCGCGGTCCTGGAGAACGTCGCGGTCGACGACGACGGCGCCGTCCACTTCGACGAGCCGCGGTACGGTCGCAACGCCCGCGCCGTCGTCCGCCGCGACCACCTCGAGAGTTCCGCTGACGACATCGACCTGGACCGCGTCGACCAGGTGTTCTTCATCACGCGCAACCCCCTGATGCCGCCTATCGCGAAGCTCAGCGACGAGCAGGCCGCCGTCGCGTTCATGCTCGGGGAGTCCATCGAGACCAGCGCCGGTGACCCGTCGCGGGTCGGCGAATCCATCCGCGTCGTCGGTACGAACCCCTTCATCGTCGGCTCCGAGGGCGAGGAGGGCAACCGCTTCCGGGCCCTCATCGACGACCTCGACGTCCAGTGTTACGTCATCAACACCGGCGCCGTCGGCACCGACGACCCCGTCGACGTCGGCGTCGAGGAGACCGTCGCCATCCTCGAAGGCGTCGCTCGCGGCACCGTCGAGTGGGAGCGCGACGACGCCGTCGACCTGACCGTCCCGAGCGACGTGCCGGGTATCGACGTCGAGCAGTTCAGCGTCCCGGACCGCGTCGAGGACTTCGAGGCCGCCCAATCTGAGCTCCGCGAGGAGCGGCTGGCCTACCTCGCGCAGTTCGACGACCTCGACGACGACATCGTCGACGCGACGTACTGA
- a CDS encoding IclR family transcriptional regulator, translating into MTRNGSEAKNPVKSTLTTFDVLEALDESDGARVTALAERLDLPKSSVHNYLSTLRQRGYVVKRGDEYHVGLRFLGLGVTARNKHPVCDIAKPEVRTLAEETGELANLMVEEHGMGVYVHRETGEDAVRVDADTGHRVHLHNTALGKAILAHYPRERVDAVLDRHGMPQTSDRTITDRGELFDELEAVRENGVAFDDEERLDGLRCVASPILDSDGEPLGAVSVSGPKRRMSAERFREEVPGTLRDAVNIIELNVAHS; encoded by the coding sequence ATGACACGGAACGGCAGCGAGGCGAAGAACCCGGTGAAGTCGACGCTGACGACGTTCGACGTGCTGGAAGCGCTCGACGAGAGCGACGGCGCTCGCGTGACGGCGCTCGCCGAACGGCTGGACCTCCCGAAGAGCAGCGTCCACAACTACCTCAGCACGCTCCGCCAGCGCGGGTACGTCGTGAAGCGAGGCGACGAGTACCACGTCGGCCTGCGATTTCTCGGGCTCGGCGTGACGGCGCGCAACAAACACCCGGTCTGCGACATCGCGAAGCCCGAGGTCCGGACGCTCGCCGAGGAGACCGGCGAACTCGCGAACCTCATGGTCGAGGAGCACGGGATGGGCGTCTACGTCCACCGAGAGACGGGCGAGGACGCGGTGCGCGTCGACGCGGACACGGGCCACCGCGTCCACCTCCACAACACCGCCCTCGGGAAGGCGATTCTCGCACACTACCCCCGCGAGCGCGTCGACGCGGTCCTGGACCGCCACGGGATGCCACAGACGAGCGACCGGACGATCACGGACCGCGGGGAGCTGTTCGACGAACTGGAGGCGGTCCGCGAGAACGGCGTCGCCTTCGACGACGAGGAGCGCCTCGACGGCCTGCGCTGCGTGGCGTCCCCGATTCTGGACAGCGACGGAGAACCGCTGGGCGCCGTGAGCGTCTCCGGGCCGAAGCGACGGATGTCCGCCGAGCGGTTCCGCGAGGAGGTCCCGGGAACACTCCGGGACGCCGTCAACATCATCGAGCTCAACGTCGCCCACAGCTGA
- a CDS encoding Gfo/Idh/MocA family oxidoreductase gives MTYTAGIIGTGGIAGMGILGMHDEEAIGKEKIRASHAGGYDATEGIELVAVADVDEEKLERFGDAWDIPEDRQYLGHEAMLDSEDLDVVSVCTPSFLHHDHVVDAARSDASPSVIWCEKPIASRVSDANEMVDVCEETDTELLVNHSFRFTEKLQRLRELVHEADILGEVHSVTAQFRMELLRNATHLLDTLVYLLDARADTISGHVTGENEAVESLDADQEVDDAGGGGFVVMDDGTFATVDCTIPRADSSMTFQFVGSNGKLYMNNDDGEWRYWRLEDGEHVEESLPGIEGSWTWDDDYEASFANAAGHVLDLLNGDAENHSTGAEATRSLEIIVGFYLSHYTGGQVDVPLERPLRDVNITSW, from the coding sequence ATGACCTACACGGCAGGCATCATCGGCACCGGCGGCATCGCGGGCATGGGCATCCTCGGCATGCACGACGAGGAAGCCATCGGCAAGGAGAAGATTCGCGCGAGCCACGCGGGCGGCTACGACGCGACCGAGGGAATCGAACTCGTCGCGGTCGCGGACGTCGACGAGGAGAAACTCGAACGCTTCGGGGACGCGTGGGACATTCCCGAGGACCGCCAGTACCTCGGTCACGAGGCGATGCTCGACAGCGAGGACCTCGACGTCGTCTCGGTCTGCACGCCGTCGTTTCTCCACCACGACCACGTCGTCGACGCCGCGCGCTCGGACGCGTCGCCGTCCGTGATCTGGTGTGAGAAGCCGATCGCGTCGCGCGTGAGCGACGCCAACGAGATGGTCGACGTCTGCGAGGAGACCGACACGGAACTGCTGGTCAACCACTCGTTCCGGTTCACGGAGAAGCTCCAGCGCCTCCGCGAGCTCGTCCACGAGGCGGACATCCTCGGCGAGGTGCACTCCGTGACCGCGCAGTTCCGCATGGAACTGCTGCGGAACGCCACACACCTGCTGGACACGCTCGTCTACCTGCTTGACGCCCGTGCGGACACCATCAGCGGCCACGTCACGGGCGAGAACGAGGCCGTCGAATCGCTGGACGCCGACCAGGAGGTCGACGACGCGGGCGGCGGCGGCTTCGTCGTGATGGACGACGGCACGTTCGCGACCGTCGACTGCACGATTCCGCGTGCGGACTCCTCCATGACGTTCCAGTTCGTCGGGTCGAACGGCAAACTCTACATGAACAACGACGACGGCGAGTGGCGGTACTGGCGTCTCGAAGACGGCGAGCACGTCGAGGAATCGCTGCCCGGTATCGAGGGGTCGTGGACGTGGGACGACGACTACGAGGCGTCGTTCGCGAACGCCGCGGGCCACGTCCTCGACCTCCTGAACGGGGACGCCGAGAACCACTCCACGGGCGCCGAGGCGACGCGCTCGCTGGAGATCATCGTGGGGTTCTACCTCTCGCATTACACCGGCGGGCAGGTCGACGTCCCGCTGGAGCGCCCGCTCCGGGACGTCAACATCACGTCCTGGTAG